The genomic DNA GCTTTGAAATGTTCTCCAAATCAACCCTTGACTGTTTCCTATTTCACACTGCAGCTATGTCGATCTCTCTCTCGATATATATACCGATATCCATCACCTTATGAACTCGCCGTGATTCAGGAGAATCTGATTAACCGCGTTAATTAATTGGTTTTGTAGCACAGTATCATTCATCGATCGTTCGGATTTTTAGTTGGATCCACATATATCCGCCGCCATGTCCGTCTCCGCCATGCGCCGCGTCGTCGTTCCCCGCCGCGCATCCATCTCCAGGGTCCTCTCCAATTACCAAGGAATGGCGGCGCCGACGACGAGGAAGGCCGCCGCCTCCACCGTCGACGTGTTCCTGAGCCACAGGGGAGCGGACACGAAGAGCACCGTGGCGGGGCTGCTCTACGACAGGCTGGCCCAGATGGGCGTCCGGCCCTTCCTTGACTCCCGGTCGATGGAGCCCGGCGACAAGATCTACGAGCGGGTCGACGCAGGAATTCGGCAGAGCCGCGTGGGCGTCGCCATCTTCTCCCCGCGATACTGCGACTCTGTTTCCTGCCTCCACGAGCTCGCTATGATGGTGGAGGCCGGCAAGAAGCTCATCCCCATTTTCTACGACGTCAAGCCGGCGGAGCTCGCCATCGGCGCCGCCGTCTCCTCGGCCGCGGAGTCTCCGGAGGACCTCGCACGCTACGCCAGGGCCATCCGCGAGGCCAAGCTCACCGTCGGCTTGACCTTCGACTCCAAGAAGGGGGATTGGTCGGATTTAGTGTCGAGGACTTCCAATGTCGTGCTCAAGTGCTTGAAGCAAGCAAAGGTTTGAATCAAGTGAATGTTATTAACAAAACAAAGTTGAGAGACCAAAAATTAATTGATTCttttatttgtaataaattaacaacttctttctctctcttttttttttttttacattttatacATGTATTATCATCCACAATTCAAATGGATGTACGCTTAAAATAAAATGTAAATTGCAGGTTTTTATCGTAATAAAGCTTTTTGCATTTTATGAGGATAGTGGCCTCCAAATTGGCGTAGCTTTGGAATTCTGAAAACTAGTAAGAGTAAAAGTCAAAAATATTTGCTCTACAACGTTCGGATACGTGAAGAGTCGAGCAATTATCTGTGCCAATTGATAAAAATTGCTTCGTGACGTACCCACTGAGGTCATCGGCTGATGCATAGATAGAC from Zingiber officinale cultivar Zhangliang chromosome 4A, Zo_v1.1, whole genome shotgun sequence includes the following:
- the LOC121972649 gene encoding TIR-only protein-like; this translates as MSVSAMRRVVVPRRASISRVLSNYQGMAAPTTRKAAASTVDVFLSHRGADTKSTVAGLLYDRLAQMGVRPFLDSRSMEPGDKIYERVDAGIRQSRVGVAIFSPRYCDSVSCLHELAMMVEAGKKLIPIFYDVKPAELAIGAAVSSAAESPEDLARYARAIREAKLTVGLTFDSKKGDWSDLVSRTSNVVLKCLKQAKVFIVIKLFAFYEDSGLQIGVALEF